A single window of Bacteroidetes Order II. bacterium DNA harbors:
- a CDS encoding MBL fold metallo-hydrolase — MAQKTSLSLELFASGYCVAHAAVANPKEGRGKTSFYAVWALLHLPDLGYVMFDTGYSPEFIRATESFPARFYRWMTPMFLKEGETAAQILAQKGIAPEAIRYIILSHFHGDHLAGLKDFPEAQFLCSANAWAEVQALSGFKAVKKGILHGLLPPDFADRVQTIEAFADASYTNEADLTVYTLFQQTAFRLVRLEGHARGMLGFIFEQDDQKIFFGTDASWAYDTYRAGILPRRVVKLFFDSWADFVETQAKIRRFEAANPEFQVLFTHCPQTLTRIRHGL; from the coding sequence ATGGCACAAAAAACAAGCCTAAGCCTCGAACTTTTTGCTTCGGGGTACTGCGTTGCCCATGCCGCCGTTGCCAATCCGAAGGAAGGACGGGGCAAGACCTCGTTTTATGCGGTTTGGGCGCTGCTTCACCTGCCCGATCTGGGCTATGTGATGTTTGATACCGGTTACAGCCCCGAATTTATACGCGCCACCGAATCGTTCCCAGCCCGCTTCTATCGGTGGATGACCCCCATGTTTCTGAAAGAAGGCGAAACGGCCGCACAGATTTTGGCCCAGAAAGGCATCGCCCCGGAAGCCATTCGCTACATAATCCTCTCGCATTTTCATGGCGATCATTTGGCGGGGCTAAAAGATTTTCCCGAAGCCCAGTTTTTATGCAGCGCCAATGCTTGGGCCGAGGTGCAGGCGCTTTCAGGCTTTAAAGCCGTCAAAAAAGGGATTCTGCATGGGTTATTGCCGCCCGATTTTGCAGATCGCGTCCAAACGATTGAAGCCTTTGCGGATGCAAGTTATACGAACGAAGCCGATTTGACGGTTTATACCCTTTTCCAGCAAACCGCCTTCCGCTTGGTGCGACTGGAAGGTCATGCGCGGGGGATGTTGGGCTTTATTTTTGAGCAGGACGACCAAAAAATCTTCTTTGGAACGGATGCGTCCTGGGCCTATGATACCTACCGCGCAGGAATTTTGCCGCGCCGTGTGGTGAAACTGTTCTTCGATTCTTGGGCGGATTTTGTGGAGACCCAGGCCAAAATTCGACGTTTTGAAGCCGCAAACCCCGAATTTCAAGTTCTGTTTACCCATTGCCCTCAAACTTTAACCCGAATCCGACATGGGCTTTAA